A region from the Corylus avellana chromosome ca7, CavTom2PMs-1.0 genome encodes:
- the LOC132187419 gene encoding rhodanese-like domain-containing protein 7: MLRRRTPPLLALRMLSSSPSYSANPNPRLPLLPTSPIPQPSLSHHHHHHHPLLSNSIRGLPRTQTMTISRSLLSGPTTGPIPVSTGPEPGSDDSESQSLVVVSFYKFADFPDHADMRKPLKDLCQQLRVSGGIILALEGINGSICGTRESVETVLGFIQSDNRLKGLRQVESPVSPEEEAIHHGHTSSSPLAAGEDAPFRWDHVRVKLKKEIVTLGMPSVSPTEKVGKYVCPRDWNALINDPDTVVIDVRNAYETRIGKFKRAVDPCTTAFREFPSWVEDHFQVSDSDDEHSKVKVNGPNGSTEKQVEIPEQKMPQRVAMYCTGGIRCEKASSFLLSKGFKEVYHLEGGILKYLEEVAESESLWEGECFVFDKRVSVDHGLVQGTFKLCYGCKQPVSDEDMEAPEWEYGVSCPYCYSSKSDEEKERARARQRQFETWGIIGGPDKGRRPASNPATASIKSS, encoded by the exons ATGCTGCGGCGTAGAACACCTCCATTGCTCGCCCTCAGGATGCTCTCATCGTCACCATCATATTCCGCAAACCCTAACCCCAGATTACCTTTACTCCCCACCTCTCCAATTCCTCAACCGTCCCTgtcccaccaccaccaccaccatcatccTCTCCTCTCCAACTCTATTCGCGGCCTCCCTCGAACCCAAACCATGACCATTTCCAGAAGCCTCTTGTCTGGGCCCACCACTGGCCCAATTCCAGTTTCGACCGGACCCGAACCCGGTTCCGATGACTCGGAATCCCAATCTCTCGTGGTCGTTTCCTTCTACAAGTTCGCCGATTTCCCCGACCATGCCGATATGCGAAAACCCCTGAAGGACCTCTGCCAGCAACTG CGTGTTTCAGGTGGTATTATACTGGCGCTTGAAGGAATCAATGGCAGCATTTGTGGTACTCGGGAATCAGTGGAAACAGTTCTTGGATTCATTCAAAGTGATAACCGGCTAAAGGGGCTAAGACAAGTGGAATCACCCGTGAGTCCTGAGGAAGAAGCTATCCATCATGGACACACTAGCAGTTCTCCCCTTGCAGCAGGGGAGGATGCACCCTTCCGATGGGATCATGTGAGGGTCAAGTTGAAGAAAGAG ATTGTTACTCTCGGAATGCCTAGTGTATCACCTACTGAGAAGGTAGGAAAATATGTTTGTCCAAGGGATTGGAATGCATTGATCAATGATCCAGATACA GTGGTGATTGATGTGCGCAATGCTTATGAAACTAGAATTGGGAAGTTCAAAAGAGCAGTTGATCCATGTACAACTGCATTCCGGGAATTCCCATCTTGGGTGGAGGATCACTTCCAAGTTTCTGATTCAGATGATGAGCATTCGAAGGTAAAGGTGAATGGTCCAAATGGAAGCACTGAAAAACAAGTGGAGATTCCAGAGCAAAAAATGCCTCAGCGGGTTGCAATGTACTGCACAGGAGGAATAAGATGTGAGAAAGCTTCAAGTTTTCTTCTCAGCAAAGGATTCAAAGAG GTTTATCATTTGGAAGGTGGGATTTTGAAATACCTGGAGGAAGTAGCAGAATCAGAGAGCCTCTGGGAGGGTGAATGCTTTGTGTTTGACAAGCGGGTGTCGGTTGATCATGGTTTGGTACAGGGAACTTTCAAGCTTTGCTATGGGTGCAAGCAACCAGTGAGTGATGAGGACATGGAAGCCCCAGAGTGGGAGTATGGAGTTTCGTGTCCATACTGTTACTCATCGAAATCCGATGAAGAGAAGGAGAGGGCACGAGCTCGTCAAAGGCAATTTGAGACATGGGGCATCATAGGTGGCCCAGACAAGGGTCGTCGACCAGCATCAAATCCAGCTACAGCTAGTATTAAGAGTTCTTAA
- the LOC132187404 gene encoding transcription elongation factor TFIIS: MERELVELFEAAKKAADAAASADGGSEESRCLDALRQLKDFPVTYQVLVSSQVGKRLRHLTKHPRKKIQSFASDLIEIWKDIVIKETNKNKKSESLDDKNSVKVESVNAQTAKVEKDQKTSSTKVENVSKVESIKVEKIVQNGMPSVEKVSRSDAVKTVRKVSSVDVVKVEKSASAEKVKVEKITREEKKEASGVKKPLLGPGAPPKLTSMIKSNDSTRDKVREILHEALSKVSGEAEEYIQEEVNSCDPIRVAVSVESVLFDRWGSSLGAQKVKYRSLMFNLKDANNPDFRRRVLLGHVKPERLINMSTAEMASDKRRNENRKIEEKALFDCERGAAPKETTDQFRCGRCGQRKCTYYQMQTRSADEPMTTYVTCVNCNNHWKFC, from the exons ATGGAGAGAGAGCTGGTGGAATTGTTCGAAGCTGCGAAGAAAGCAGCGGACGCTGCGGCCTCCGCTGACGGAGGATCCGAGGAAAGTCGATGCCTCGATGCCTTACGCCAGCTCAAGGATTTTCCTGTCACTTACCAAGTTCTTGTCTCCTCCCAG GTTGGGAAGCGTCTTCGACATCTGACGAAGCATCCTAGGAAAAAAATCCAATCATTTGCTTCTGACCTGATTGAGATATGGAAGGACATTGTTATaaaggaaacaaacaaaaacaagaaaagtgaAAGCTTGGATGATAAGAATTCTGTCAAAGTTGAGTCTGTAAATGCACAGACTGCCAAGGTCGAGAAGGATCAGAAGACATCTTCCACGAAGGTTGAGAATGTTTCAAAGGTTGAAAGCATTAAGGTTGAGAAAATTGTTCAGAATGGTATGCCAAGCGTGGAGAAAGTTTCAAGGTCAGATGCTGTCAAGACAGTGAGAAAGGTTTCGAGTGTTGATGTTGTCAAGGTTGAGAAAAGTGCTTCAGCTGAGAAAGTTAAGGTTGAAAAGATTACCAGAGAGGAGAAGAAGGAAGCTTCTGGAGTGAAGAAACCATTGCTGGGCCCGGGTGCTCCCCCAAAGCTGACATCAATGATTAAATCTAATGATTCCACGCGGGACAAAGTACGAGAAATTCTTCATGAAGCATTGTCTAAAGTTTCTGGTGAGGCTGAGGAGTATATTCAGGAGGAAGTGAATTCGTGTGACCCCATTCGAGTTGCTGTTTCTGTAGAGTCTGTTCTGTTTGATAGATGGGGCAGTTCTCTAGGGGCTCAAAAGGTTAAGTATAGATCCTTAATGTTTAACCTTAAGGATGCTAACAACCCAGATTTCCGGAGAAGGGTACTTCTTGGACATGTCAAACCAGAGAGGCTTATCAACATGAGCACAGCAGAAATGGCAAGTGATAAGAGGCGAAATGAGAATCGAAAGATTGAAGAGAAAGCGTTATTTGACTGTGAGCGTGGAGCGGCACCCAAAGAGACAACCGATCAATTTAGGTGTGGTCGATGTGGGCAACGCAAATGCACCTACTACCAAATGCAGACGCGGAGTGCCGATGAGCCTATGACAACGTACGTAACATGTGTAAACTGCAATAACCATTGGAAATTCTGTTAG
- the LOC132187405 gene encoding uncharacterized protein LOC132187405 yields the protein MNMAVSLCHRTQTPNLSSSRPQCKIKHHHRPDTGLSFKVGKWGLNRGLAVRCATRGSGSVAEIEKEWEAEIHPDREEWMASVGWLRLKCGEKRGVVELLECLEREAIMGEDQGREPTDYNRRAQIFDRSSRVFQALKERT from the coding sequence ATGAATATGGCAGTCTCGCTTTGTCACCGCACCCAAACACCCAACCTCTCTTCTTCTCGTCCCCAATGCAAAATCAAACACCATCATCGTCCAGATACTGGCTTGAGCTTCAAGGTTGGCAAGTGGGGATTGAATCGTGGATTAGCGGTGAGATGTGCGACTCGGGGTTCCGGTTCGGTGGctgaaatagaaaaagaatgGGAAGCTGAGATCCACCCAGATAGAGAAGAGTGGATGGCATCGGTGGGGTGGCTGAGACTAAAGTGTGGAGAGAAAAGAGGTGTGGTGGAGCTGTTGGAGTGTTTGGAACGCGAAGCAATTATGGGAGAAGACCAAGGAAGGGAGCCTACTGACTACAACCGAAGGGCTCAAATCTTTGACAGGAGTTCCAGAGTTTTCCAGGCTCTCAAGGAACGTACGTAA